From Amycolatopsis sp. WQ 127309:
GAACGCGGCCCGGATCTACGACTGGTTCCTCGGCGGCGACGCCAACTGGGCCATCGACCGGCAGTTCGGTGAGCAGGCGGTCAAGACCTTCCCGATGATCCGGACGGTCGCCCGCGTCGGCCGGGACTTCCTCGGCCGCGGCGTGCGCTACCTGGCGCGCAACGGGATCGACCAGTTCCTCGACCTCGGCTCCGGCGTCCCGACGGTCGGCAACGTGCACGAGGTCGCGGCCGAGGTGAACCCGGACGCGCGGTGCGTGTACGTCGACAACGAGCCGGTCGCCGTCGCCCACTCGCAGATCCTGCTGGAGAAGGAAGGCGTCGCGAGCCGGCACGCGGTGCTGCAGGGCGACCTGCGCGACCCGGCCGACATCTGGAAGCGCGCGCTCGACACCGGCGTCCTCGACCCGAACCGGCCGATCGGGCTGATCATCGTCGGCGTCCTGTACTTCCTCGGCAAGGACGAGCCGGTGGCCGAGACCATCCAGAAGTACCTGTCGCTGCTGCCGTCCGGCTCGTACTTCCTGTCCTCGCACCTGACCACCGAGGGCCTCGACGCGCTGGCCGACTCCGACAGCCGGGCGTCGATCGTGGAGCAGTACAACAAGTCGAGCACCCCGCTGTACCTGCGCAGCAAGGCGGAGTTCACGACGTTCTTCGACGGCTTGGAGCTCGTCGAGCCGGGCATCGTCTACCTGCCGGAGTGGCACCCGGAGGAGATCGAGTCCCGGGCGACGAAGAAGCTCGCGAACGACCCGGCGTTCAGCGGCCACATCTGCGGCCTCGGCCGCAAGCCGTGAGCGTGACGGCCGCCGCCTACGACGCGATGGCCGTCCGGTACGCCGAGTTCGTCCGTGAGGTCTGGGACGCTTCGCCGTTGGACAACGCCGCCCTGGCCGCGTTCGCCGACCACGTGCGGGGCGCCGGGCTCGTCGCCGACCTCGGCTGCGGGCCCGGCCACCTCACAGCGCACCTCCGGGACAGCGGCGTGGACGTCTTCGGCGTCGACCTGTCGCCGGCGATGATCGAGCTGGCCCGGGCGGCCGCGCCCGATCTGCGGTTCGAGGTCGGTTCGATGGCGGCGCTGGACGTCCCGGACGCCTCGCTCGCCGGGATCCTGACGTGGTATTCGATGATCCACACCCCGCCCGAAGAGGTGCCGGGGTACTTCGCCGAATTCACCCGGACGTTGGCGCCGGGTGGTCACGTTCTGTTGGGCTGCTTCGAATCCGACGGCGAGCCGCTGACGGTGTTCGACCACGCGGTCACCCCGGCCTACCGATGGCCGCTCGACGACTTGGCCGCGCTGGCCCTCGCGGCCGGGTTGACCGAGCTCGGCCGGATGTACCGCGAGCCGGGTGAAGGCGAGCGTTTCCGCCGCGGCGCGCTCTTGCTGCGGAAACCGTAGCCCGCAACGGCGAAAAGCCGTGAAGGCCTCCTTACCGGCTCTTATGGCCGGTAAGGAGGCTCGGAGTCATGGGGTCGTTGCAACACCACCTCGATGAAAGGTGGAGTTGCCGATGGTTCGAGCGCATCGCTGGCTGCCCAGGTCAGTGCAGCTGGAGTTCTGGGACCACATCCGGGCAGGAAAGGCGGCGAAGCCGGCCGCGCGAGCGGCCGGCTTCGCCCCCGCCACCGGAGTCCGGCTGTTCCGCCACGCTGGCGGGGTGAGCAGCAACGCACCCACCCGCCCCGGTCCGCTCCGGTTGAGCATCACTGAGCGGGACGAGATCGCCTGCCTGACCGCCGCAGGTCACGGGCCCCGCGCGATCGGCAGGATGATCGGCCGGTCGGCTTCGACGGTGTCGCGGGAGCTGGCCCGCAACACCGGCCTGACCGGGAACTACCGGCCCAGCAGCGCCCAGCACCGCGCCGAACACCGCGCGAAACGACCCAAGACCGCGAAGCTGGCCGCTGATCCGGTACTGCGGGCGGTGGTGCAGGCCGGGCTGAACCGCAAGTGGTCACCACGGCAGATCTCCGAAAGACTGGCCCTGGACTTCCCCGACCGGCCGGAGATGCGGGTGTCACACGAAACGATCTACCAATCACTGTACGTCCAAAGCCGCGGAGCGTTGCGCCGGGAACTGACCGCGGCGCTGCGGACCGGACGAGCACTGCGGATGCCGAGACGGCAAACCCAGGCCCGCCGGGAACGACCGTCGGGCCGGATCCAGGACATGGTCAACATCAGCGAACGTCCCGCCGAGGCCGCCGACCGGGCAGTCCCGGGGCACTGGGAAGGTGACCTGATCCTGGGCAAAGACAACCGGTCGGCGATCGGGACGCTGGTGGAGCGTTCGACCCGGTTTGTGATGTTGCTGCACCTGCCCGACGGGCGAGACGCAGCCACCGTCGCCGCGGCGATGACCGAGATGATCGCGACGTTGCCGCCGTTGCTGCTGGGGTCGCTGACCTGGGATCAGGGCAAGGAGATGGCGCATCACCGGACGATCACCCTGGCCACGGGGCTGGATATCTATTTTTGCGATCCGCATTCGCCGTGGCAGCGGGGGTCCAACGAGAACACCAACGGTCTGCTCCGGCAGTACTTTCCGAAAGGCACCGACCTGTCTCAGCACACAGCTGAGGACCTGGCGGAGGTCGCGGCTGAGCTGAACGGGCGACCGCGGGAGACCCTCGGCTGGCGAACACCAGCCGAGGTCCTCACGAAGCTACTGTTGGATCAACCAACGACAGGTGTTGCAACCACCGCGTGAATCCGCCAGGCCTTCACGGCTTTCAGGCCCTGCAACGGCGAGAGCCCCGGTTCGTCGTGAACCGGGGCTCCTTCATGATGTGGTGGTGGAACGCAGTCAGGCGCGCGAGCCGATCCGGCCGCGCAGCAGCGGGGCCAGGTCGATCGCGGTCTCCAGCGGGCGCGTCGTGCGCACGCCGTCGGAGTGCCGGGCCGGGACGTCGAGGTCCGTGGCCCAGGTGGTGGTCTTGCGCAGCGGCGCCTGGATCAGGCTGAAACCGAAGCGGTTCCGCAGTTCGGTCGCGATCCCTCGGCGGCCGCGGTGTTCTTCTTCACGTCGTAAGAGCGAGTTCAACCGGACGGCCATCGTCTACACCCCCAGCTCTCGTCGCGGTGACCTGGCGGGTTCGCCGGTGGTCAGTCCGAGACAGGGTTCACAAGGCATGCCGACCCCGGGGGCCAGCCATTCGACATCGGTGCGGGAAAGCGCTTCCCCGCACTTGGTACGGATCAGCGCACTCGTGGCCGCGGTGGCCTCCACGCCGAAGACGTGGACCACCCGGCGGGCTTCACCGGCGGTTCCCTTGGCGAGCCTGCCCACGACGACGACGCCTGGTGGGGCACTGTCCTCGACGATCACGCTGGTCCTCCCCCATGAGGTACTGCGTTGGTGGATGGTGTGCTGTGCGCGGCCGGCGCGGCGATCGTGCCGCCCGCCGCATGCGGGTTGTCGTTCACCGACAGCGCCGCCCCCGGCCGATGCGATTAATCCTACTCCTGGAATAATCTTCATGTCGAGGCCGGAGCTAGTTGATCACCCGCTTGGCCCTGCACTCTGCTCCATTGAGACACTGAGTAGCCGGGAGCGGGTACCTTCGACCAGGTTGCGGCCGCGCCCCCCATCGATCCACGGAGGTACGACCCATGGCGGATTATCCGTCGTTCGCGGATTACGATCCGAGCACGGCCGTGTCCCTGTTCGAAGAGGCCGCGTGGGAGAAGTCGTTCGCCAGCGAGCCCAACGGCGGCAGCTGTGTCGAGGTCAACCTGGGTCGGGAAGGCCTGATCGGGGTCCGGGACACCAAGCTCTCGACCAGCCCGGTCTTCGTGTTCGACTCCGCCGAGTGGGAAGCGTTCCTCGTCGCCGTGAAGGCGGGGCAGTTCGACCTGCCCGCCTGACGTATCCCTTGACTGGGTGATGATGATCACCCGACCGTGTAAGAAAGTGACGAAGGCCCCCTTCCCCTCTACGGAGAAGGAGGCCTTCGCGACGGCGTGGATACGGGCGACTGCCGTATGTGACCGATATCTCACCCGATTGCCGGGAGCTCCCCTCCCCGCAACCGGCCACGGGTCCGGCGCCACGCCAGCACGACGATCACCACGAGCCCGATCAGCGGGAGCGTGCTGATCGCCCAGCTCAGCCCCATCGGCGGTCCCGGCTGTTCGAGCACCGGCAGCGCGCGCAGGTCGCCGGTGCCGGGCCCGGCCGGCCCGTTCACCACGAAGTGGAACGTCCACTCGCCCGGCCGCGGCATCGAGCGGACGTCGAGCCCCCAGACCTCGCGCTTGCGCGGGTGCCGGACCAGCGCCTGGATCCGGTTCTTCCCGCCCTCCGGGTTGATCATCGTGAGCGTGCCGGACTTGTCCGCGATCCCGCCGTCGGGGATGAAGGTGAAGTCCAGCGACTGCTCCGCGCGCAGCGGCCAGGTGCTGAAGCCGATCGTCATCCGGTACGGGCCGGCCTGCACGTGCTCCGTGTGCACGATGTTGACGGGCTCGTACGCGTTCGCCGGCGCTTCGGTGGCGAACAACAGCCCGGCCACGGCGGCCATAGCCAGAAGTGCCTTACGCATCAGCGGTTTCCCCCTTCTTCGCGGGTGCCAGCAGGCAGAGCATCCCGCCGAACCGCCACCCGGCGAACCCGCCGAGCAGCCCCAGCGCCGCGCTGAGCACGGCGGTCGTCGTCAGGTACCAGACCGGCGGCACGTGCGCGCCGGTGTAGAGCATCGCGCGCTGCAGCGGCAGGCTCAGGCCGATCAGCAGCCCGGCGACCCCGCCGACGACCACCGAAACGCGGCCCACGGGCCAGCCGCGACGACGGCCGAGCAGGTAGCCCAGCTCCATCAGCGCGGCCACCGGCAGCAACGCCATCGGCGTCAGCGACGGCATCTGCGGCACCGCGGTGACCACGTCGCGCATCGGCAGGCCGACGAGATCGGCGTAGGACTGCGCCGCCCACGGCGAAAACCACCAGAAGACCGCCTGCACGACCGCGACCATCGCCGCGGTGCCGAGCGCCCCACCCGGGCGCCGCAGGAATCCGGCGCCGACCGCGACCAGCAGCACCGCCATCATCGAGCAGCCGATCGAGACGGCGTCGGCGTAGTCGTCCGGCACCTGCTGCAAACCGAGCGCCAGCACCGGTCCGAAGGTGAGCAGCACGGTGAGCGACGCCAGCGTGCCGACCCGGCCCCAGCGGTGTTCGCGAGCCGCGGCGAACACCGCGGTCGTGCCGATCAGCGACACCGTGATCGACAGCAGCAGGCCGATGTGCGGCGGCGAGTCGATCACCGCGTCGAAGCCGTAGAGGCCGTGCCACCACTGGTCCCAGAGGCCGTACACCAGGAACGTCGCGGCGCCGACCCCCGAGACCAGGTAACCGATCGGGGCCGCGAAGGTCCTGCCGAACACGTTGACCACGCGCCCGCCGACCCGCGGGTCGACCGGCCGGCCCGCGCGCCGCGCCGCCGTCGTCAGCAGCACGACGGCGAGGCTCGCCAGGCCGACGACCGCGCTGCCCGCGTACAGGAACAGGTGCGGCAGCGTGAAGAACGTGTCCGGCCCGACGTCGCTGTGCCACTGGATGTCCCAGGTCAGCCCGACCAGTGACAACAGCGAACCGCCGAGCACGACGTTCGCCGGCAGCAACCCCGTTCGCGCCTGTTTCGCCACCGACGTGGTGTGCACGCCGGATGCGGTGAGATCCATTTCCCCCGACCTTTCTATTTGACCAGCAACGGAAAGACGACCTGCGCGGGCCCGCCCGGGCCCTGCAGCGAGACGGTGATCTCCCACTGCCCGGACATCGGCAGCCCGACGTCCGCGGCGCGGAAGCGGCCGGGCCCGTCCGGCCCGGCGGCCACGGGCGCGAGCGCGTGCCCCATCTGCGCCATGACCGGCGCGACGGTGACGGCTTCGGGCGCCGGCCCGGTCACCGCCACCGCGAACGTGTTGCCGCCGATGCGCGGCTGGTCCGCGGAGAACTGCACGGTGTACGGGCCGGAAGTCGCTTGCTGCGTGGTGGGTTTCGCGCCGCTGCCACCCCACAGCAGCCAGGCGGCCCCGGCCGCGACGACCAGCGCGACCACGGTGATCAGCAACGTCGGGCGTTTCATCGGGCGGCTCCTGTCGTCGGGACGTCGACCACCACGGGGATGGTGAGCACGCGGTAGCCGCGTTCGGCCTGCAGCCAGATCCGGTACCGGCCGGGCGTGGCGAAGGTGTAGGTGAAGCTGACGTCCGGGCCGTAAGCCGCGACCGTCTCGTCGGGCCGGTCGAGCTGGCCCGCGACCGGCGGGATCATGGCGTGGACGTGCGCCCACGTCGGGGCTTTCGCGGCGGCCGCGCCGACGTCCGGCCCGGTGATCGGCCCGGCGATGATGAGGTGCCCGAGCATGCCCAGCCACGGCTGGAGGTCGCCGGCAGGGAAGTGTGCGGTCACGGTGGTCGGCGTGCCGGGGGAGATCGTGAGGTCGACCGGGGTGCCGTCGATCGTGCGCTTTCCGGCGCCGGGCGGTTCGGGCGTGGGCGCGGCGGTGCCCCGCACGTCCACTGTGGACCGGGCCAGCTGGACGCCGCCGCCGCGCCGGACGAGTTCCGCGGCCACGGCGTACGTGCCCGCTTCCGGATCGGCCAGCCGGACGCGGTAGTCGCCGGGGCCGACGCGCACCGGGTGCAGGTGGCTCATCCGCCCCGACGGCGAGACGAGGACCAGGTGCACCAGCGCGTTGTCGTGGATGAGCAGGTCGTCGACCGGCAGCCCGGTGGCGCCGTCGGTGAGCGCCAGCCGCAGGTCGCCGGCTTCGACGCGCACCGCGAGGTTCACCGGCGGCCGTGAGTAGTCCACAGTGGACAACTGGGCGTTCGCGTACGGGTCGGTGACGTTGTCGAACGTCGGGTCGAGCTGACTGCCGGGCGCGGGTGGCGGGGGAGTGCTCGCCGACAGCAGCGCGCCGGTGACCGCGACGGCGAGGGCGGCGACCATGCCGCCCGCCGGGATCAGCGCGAACGCCGTCCGCCGCGCCCGGACCCCGACGGCCAGCGCGAGCAGCAGGAACACCCCCGCCGCGACGAACCCGCCGTAGGTCGCCCTCTCCCACGGCGGCACGACGCGCGCGGGCACGAGGAACGGGATCGTCGCGGCCGGCCCGGTGCCGTCGCTCAGCGAAAGCAGCCACGGCCCGGGCTTGCCGACCTCCAACGTCCCCGGGTACACGCCCGGCTCGGCGCCGAGGACGACGTCACCCCGCGAGGTCACGACGCCGTCGGCCGCGACGGCCAGGTGCAGCGTGCCGGGTGCGGTGCCCTGGTGCGTCACGACGTCGACCCGCAGTGGCGACGGCGTCGTGTCGACCCGCCGGATGATCACGGTCAGCTCGCGCGCGCCGAGCGTCTGCGCCACCTGGACGTCGGCGCCGGTCGGCGCGCCGTCGGCGTGCGCGGTCCCCGTGCCGAGCGCGATCCCCAGCAAGGCCAGCAGGAGCAGCAAAGTCGCTTTAGGTGTGGTCCCCATCGTGGTCTGAACCTAGCGACGTCGCGGGGTGGCGGGCGTCACGGCGGCGAGGGAACCTCGGTCCCCTCCCCGGGGGACCCGGACCCCCGGGGATCTCAGGGGTTCAGGAATTTCCGCAGGTGGGAGACGACTTCGCCGGGCTGCTCCTCGGGCAGGAAGTGCCCGCACTCCGCGAGCGCGACGCCGGTGACGTCGGTCGCGTACTCCCGCCAGATCTCCAGCGTCGGCAATGTGCCGAGCAGGCCGTTCGCGCCCCACAGCGCGAGAACCGGCTGGGTGAGCCGCTTTCCGGCGGCGAAGTCGGCGTCGTCGAGCCCGGCGTCGTCCGGGAAGGAGGCGCGGTAGTCGTCGAAACCGGCCCGCAGCGCGCCGGGCTGGGAGAACGCGCGGACGTACTCGGCGACGGCGTCCGGGTCGAGGGTGTGGCGCTGGTAGGTCCAGCGCTCGTAGAAGTAGCCGAGGTAGCCGGCGATGTTCTGGCCGGCCAGCAGCTCCGGCAGGTCGGGCTGGAGGTGGAAGAGCCAGTGCCAGTAGGCCTTCGCGACGCCGGTGTCGAGGCGCTGCCACATCGCGCGGGTCGGCGCGATGTCGAGCACGGCGAGGCGTTCGACCTGGTCCGGGCGGTCGAGGGCCCAGCGGTGCGCGACGCGGCCGCCGCGGTCGTGCCCGGCGACGGCGACTCGCTCGTAGCCGAGGTGCTCGGCCAGCGCGGCGACGTCGGCGGCCATGGTGCGCTTGTCGTAGCCCGACTTCGGCTTGTCGGTGCGGCCGTAACCACGCAGGTCGGGGGCGATCACGGTGTGCGTCTCGGCCAGCGGTTCGAGGACCTTGTGCCAGCAGTGCGACGTCTGCGGCCAGCCGTGTAGCAGGAACAGTGGCGGACCGTCGCCGGCGCGCAGGTAGTGCATCCGCAGGTCGTTCACCGTCGCCATGTTCCCTAACCGGTTCATGGGGTTAGACGGTACGCGGGGTTCTAACCGCATTCAAGGGTTAGGATGAAGGCATGGAATGGGTCTTCGACGGCGGCCGCGCGTGCCTCGACCTGGTCAACACGCGACGCTCCCGGCACACCGAGGGCGTCGAGCTGCTGACCGGTCCGGACGCGCTGGCCGAGTGGCTCGGCCTGGCCGGCTTCACGACGGGCGCGGTCACGGCCGGGAACGTCCTGGCGGCGAAGGCGTTGCGCGAGGCGATCGACCGCGTGCTGCTCACCCGGTTGCCCAAGTGGAAGGACGTCGACCTGGTGAACACCACGGCCGCCGCGGCCCCGGCCGCACCCCCGCGGCTGGCGTTCGGCGACGGCGGGTTGTGTCGCGAAGTCCCGACGCCGCCGGACCCGGTGGCGTCGGCGTTCGCGGCGTTGGCGGCGGACGCGATCGACCTCGCGCCAAGCGGCGCCGCGGTCCGCATCTGCGCGGCCGACGACTGCGGCCTGCGCTTCAGCGACGCGTCCCCCCGGCGCAACCGCCAGTGGTGCTCGATGGCCCGCTGCGGCAACCGCGCGAAAGCCCGCGCCCACTACGCCCGGCTCCGCTCCGACACCCCCTGACGCCCCAACCGCAACTTTCTCAGCGAAAGCTCCACCGGAGACGCTGAGCGGCACTTTCCCTACGAAAGATGCGTCTCGGGGCGGGCGCCGGGGCCGTCGTCGTGGCGCACCAGCAGGCGGTAGGCGCGGGGGTGGGCGCGGAACC
This genomic window contains:
- a CDS encoding SAM-dependent methyltransferase, whose protein sequence is MTTQDPEAPEGVDLDRPNAARIYDWFLGGDANWAIDRQFGEQAVKTFPMIRTVARVGRDFLGRGVRYLARNGIDQFLDLGSGVPTVGNVHEVAAEVNPDARCVYVDNEPVAVAHSQILLEKEGVASRHAVLQGDLRDPADIWKRALDTGVLDPNRPIGLIIVGVLYFLGKDEPVAETIQKYLSLLPSGSYFLSSHLTTEGLDALADSDSRASIVEQYNKSSTPLYLRSKAEFTTFFDGLELVEPGIVYLPEWHPEEIESRATKKLANDPAFSGHICGLGRKP
- a CDS encoding class I SAM-dependent methyltransferase → MTAAAYDAMAVRYAEFVREVWDASPLDNAALAAFADHVRGAGLVADLGCGPGHLTAHLRDSGVDVFGVDLSPAMIELARAAAPDLRFEVGSMAALDVPDASLAGILTWYSMIHTPPEEVPGYFAEFTRTLAPGGHVLLGCFESDGEPLTVFDHAVTPAYRWPLDDLAALALAAGLTELGRMYREPGEGERFRRGALLLRKP
- a CDS encoding IS30 family transposase, which codes for MVRAHRWLPRSVQLEFWDHIRAGKAAKPAARAAGFAPATGVRLFRHAGGVSSNAPTRPGPLRLSITERDEIACLTAAGHGPRAIGRMIGRSASTVSRELARNTGLTGNYRPSSAQHRAEHRAKRPKTAKLAADPVLRAVVQAGLNRKWSPRQISERLALDFPDRPEMRVSHETIYQSLYVQSRGALRRELTAALRTGRALRMPRRQTQARRERPSGRIQDMVNISERPAEAADRAVPGHWEGDLILGKDNRSAIGTLVERSTRFVMLLHLPDGRDAATVAAAMTEMIATLPPLLLGSLTWDQGKEMAHHRTITLATGLDIYFCDPHSPWQRGSNENTNGLLRQYFPKGTDLSQHTAEDLAEVAAELNGRPRETLGWRTPAEVLTKLLLDQPTTGVATTA
- a CDS encoding DUF397 domain-containing protein; translated protein: MADYPSFADYDPSTAVSLFEEAAWEKSFASEPNGGSCVEVNLGREGLIGVRDTKLSTSPVFVFDSAEWEAFLVAVKAGQFDLPA
- a CDS encoding FixH family protein; protein product: MKRPTLLITVVALVVAAGAAWLLWGGSGAKPTTQQATSGPYTVQFSADQPRIGGNTFAVAVTGPAPEAVTVAPVMAQMGHALAPVAAGPDGPGRFRAADVGLPMSGQWEITVSLQGPGGPAQVVFPLLVK
- a CDS encoding alpha/beta fold hydrolase is translated as MNRLGNMATVNDLRMHYLRAGDGPPLFLLHGWPQTSHCWHKVLEPLAETHTVIAPDLRGYGRTDKPKSGYDKRTMAADVAALAEHLGYERVAVAGHDRGGRVAHRWALDRPDQVERLAVLDIAPTRAMWQRLDTGVAKAYWHWLFHLQPDLPELLAGQNIAGYLGYFYERWTYQRHTLDPDAVAEYVRAFSQPGALRAGFDDYRASFPDDAGLDDADFAAGKRLTQPVLALWGANGLLGTLPTLEIWREYATDVTGVALAECGHFLPEEQPGEVVSHLRKFLNP
- a CDS encoding ABATE domain-containing protein; translated protein: MEWVFDGGRACLDLVNTRRSRHTEGVELLTGPDALAEWLGLAGFTTGAVTAGNVLAAKALREAIDRVLLTRLPKWKDVDLVNTTAAAAPAAPPRLAFGDGGLCREVPTPPDPVASAFAALAADAIDLAPSGAAVRICAADDCGLRFSDASPRRNRQWCSMARCGNRAKARAHYARLRSDTP